A stretch of DNA from Pleurocapsa minor HA4230-MV1:
AAGCTTTAGTGTTACGACCAAAGGCTTCAGCTACGCCAGTAGCACCAGCTTGGTTGAAATACTTACCGCCACCAGTAGCTTGTGCTTCAGTTTCGTTAACGGATTCGATGTACTGTAAATCAGAAATAATCATGTGTTTTACCTGTTGTAGTTTTAGTTTTTACGTTTTTATTTGAGAATTTATGCAGTGAACTACATCAAGATGAAGCCACTGCGATTTAAAATTAACTATCTAGAAAGATTCAGAGTAGGAGTCGGAAGCAGCTGCACTATACTGACCTTCAATAGTTAAAGTTTCTGTGTAAGTAAAAGCTTTAGTGTTACGACCAAAGGCTTCAGCTACGCCAGTAGCGCCAGCTTGGTTGAAATACTTACCGCCACCAGTAGCTTGTGCTTCAGTTTCGTTAACGGACTCGATGTACTGTAAATCAGAAATAATCATAATGTTTTGCCTCTTGTAGTTGTGCTTTATGGTTGGCAGAAACAAAAGTTGTTTTCTTTGTTTCCATGTAATCAATTTATCCTAAGCAAAGTTTTAGATGTTGCCATTTTGGCATTTATATTTTTCCCATTCGCCTAATCTGTATATAGATAGCTCCAGAACCCAAAGAAAGCGCATACTTTGAGCTATTTTGGTAATTTAATTGACTACTTAAAGACTATTACTATTTGATATTGCCTAAGCTAATTTTGATTCCCTCCCTATCTGCACTAGATATATATCCACACATCAAAAAAATCTAAACAAACAGAGATAAATAACAATGGTCAAATTCAACAACATAGAAATAGCAACAGCCGAAATAAACGCTTATCTCCAACAGGAATTTAAGCTTAAGCAGATTTGTAGCGAAATTTTACATCAGCAAATTATTGCCGAGGCTAGCTCTGCACGAAATATTAGCGTTTCCGAAGCCGAAATTGAAGCCGAAGCTAACAAAATTCGCAGTTTTCTGCGTTTGGAAAAGGCGTCAGACACCTTAGCTTGGTTAAAGGATAATTTACTTGACCCAGAACAGTGGGAAATTGCAATTAATAATCGTCTTCTTCGCCAGAAACTGGCGCAAAATTTATTCGATTCTAAGGTCGAAGCGTTTTTTGCCCAAAATCGTCTAGATTTTGACCGATTTGTGCTTTATCAGCTGGTAGTACCCTATGAAAAATTAGCTCAAGAGCTTTTCTATCAAATAGAAGAAGAGGAAATTAGTTTTTATCAAGCGGCTCATCTTTATGATATCGATCGGCAACGTCGCTATGTATGTGGATTCGAGGGAGAAGTACTCCGCTGGAATTATCCTCCTGATCTGGCTGCGGCTATTTTTAAGACGCCAGTTGTTATTGGCGAACTAATCCATCCGATTAAATCTCAGCAG
This window harbors:
- a CDS encoding peptidylprolyl isomerase, whose translation is MVKFNNIEIATAEINAYLQQEFKLKQICSEILHQQIIAEASSARNISVSEAEIEAEANKIRSFLRLEKASDTLAWLKDNLLDPEQWEIAINNRLLRQKLAQNLFDSKVEAFFAQNRLDFDRFVLYQLVVPYEKLAQELFYQIEEEEISFYQAAHLYDIDRQRRYVCGFEGEVLRWNYPPDLAAAIFKTPVVIGELIHPIKSQQGYHIFKIEDYFPAELTPKIRQEIIERLFEQWLNSELDYLIHNELAPSEESLRS